From Oryzias latipes chromosome 18, ASM223467v1:
GAAGGGGAAGATAAACTACACCCCACAAAATGGCTTCTGGTTCCTCAGTTTGAGAGACAAGTGAGTTTTGTTAAGAGGTAGTTAAAGAGTTAGTAAACTTGGTCTATACTAAAAGTGGGGCAGTATAcctgaagtttactttttatctgCTCTTCATTTTGGGacaaattttacttttactgtcatatattttgtttaaaatatttcataaaatcagaaaagatataaaactaaaaggttgaaaaaaagaTAACAGAAGATAGAAATACAAGTCAAACATTAAATGTGGTGTTCCCCAAGGTTCAATTCTAGACTCCCTTTACATTTATactcagttttagtttttacgacaatatttttcatataaatatttttaggcTTTTTAATTAGTGTAAACTTTAAAAGTTTCAATTTCATCTGAATAAGTATTCAGTCACATGGCCTATAGTATACTGGCTGCAAATCTCCATTTTTAATCCCAACTCCAAGGCCGCGTCACACAGTCCCTCCATACATTTTGCCCATTCTCCAGGTAGGAAACGTCGTTTTTTTTTGCGGTAAATGcatgatatacgtaattcataagtgtttcttgctttCGACATTCACCAATGTGCGCAGATCTCCGTCGAGGAGatgggtctttacatgaattcagtcttgagctgttcaaaatttagTCGTGTATTTTATGTggtttatgtattttatgtggtttatatgcaattatgtAAATTTTACGCAATTCtgcattattttttgcaaaatgaatatgcaaatttgtggctttccacgatcAGTCCATGTATGTACCgcagatgtataacttttatatcccGTACAGGGCGCACACATCCCGtttaaattatgtaattgagGCACAAATTACCAATGAATTGcgtataaacagcgcaataatcacacacagttCATGTATAAGATTGATTTACGTGTTATTTGCGTGGTTCTTATGtatttctgtggttttaacatagTTCAtctgtgatacatctgtgaaaacttCACGTAAAGAACCACAGCTTCTCCCTTTTTCCATATTTATGTATAACATGCAATATGCTCAAAATGTATGCAGTGACTGTGTGTCAAGGCCTTTTAAAgtcaccacaaaaaaaaaaatcaaatttaaattaatttaattaattgtaCGTTTCTTTTCCTTGTATTGCAGGTTGATGACCTTTAAGGTCTTTGTACGCACCTTTTTTCAGTGCAAACTGGCAAAGACTATTTTCCCAAAAGACCTTTGTTGCAAAGAATTGAACAAGTCCAAAACAACCTCTAAGAGTTcagttttatataaataaactgtaaattcATTCAACCTTGTAATAGTTGTACTGTGTGTACTATTGtactttgtgttttctgtttcatcAGGAGTAAATATGCCTTTCGGACTGAACCTTCAACAGACGTCAATTTGAACCTCCGACCTCATAAAATTGGAATATTTGTGGATTATGAAAAAGGCCAGGTACAGAACGCCACACTCTCCTGAGCTTCTTTTGACAGTAGACCTATGACCGGTAGCCATTTCCTTATTGCTCCGTCCTGTATTTACTTTGTACATGGTTTGTGTCTCTGCCCTACAGGTGTCTTTTTACAACGTTGATGCCAAAGTCCACATCTACACTTTCAACGACAATTTCACCGAAAACATCTACCCCTTCTTCAGTCCGTGCACCAACAAAGGAGGGAGGAATGACATGCCACTAATAATTACACCAATTGTATTGACAGAATGAAACCTGCCTAGTTTGGATAATTTTATGTACAAAACTAATCTGTaaatatgttcatttttattacaaCTAATGTAGTTGGAAATAGGATTTCTAGcttgttaaatatatttttaagtatGATCCCAGACTGAGTTATTTACACGTATGAAGGTAGCAATGGTGTCTGCtgcataaaaacatttgcacaTAATTGCTGTAAACATCCTGCTTGAACTTAATTCCATGGAAATATGCACCTGGACTGGTTAGTTTAGCAAAAGTCTTAGCGTAAGATTTATAACTGGTATTATTTAACAAGTGAAGAAATAAACTAGTCTTACCAAAAGGCAAATGTGAAAATAGGCTAAAGATAATTTTAGTATAAGGCTAACATAACACCAATGGTTCGCATGCAACAAAAGATGAGATAAGTAGGCttgacaaacattttaaaactaatcTTAGCATAGGGctagcattttcattttaaggcTTTCCAAAGTATtaggctatgtctgaattccttcattACGCACTAGTCAGTGCGTTCACCATTgttgtccaaatctacaatttcaaaatggagtgcactagaaatttccaaGAAGCCTTTGCAAAAAATCAGTGTGCATTGATGGTCACTAGATTGGCGATTAGGATTAGCATTattatgctacaaaaacatgctaGTCAAAGAATAGAAGCAGGCTTGACTAATAAACATATCAATGCTACTTAGCATAAGGTAAGCATTattatgcttttaaaaaatgatgcttATCAAAGAATACAATAAGTAGACTATATTACAAACATAAGCTATCCATGCTAATCATTTTAAGATTAGCAATTGTTACGatactgaaaaaaaatgcttttcggAGAATTAGATAACCTGACTTgactatgtccaaattcccaccctaatccccaACTACTAAAAACTATATACTGCGGGATTATCCAGTGCTCTggatattttaaaagcaattttgacACCATGCTCccttattatgtttttttaaatggcggatatgacgtcatcaatttcacaagttaaaatctaattgatttGAGCATTTTTGCACATTACTTTATGAATCCAGGGAGTTCTGAAGTTAAATTTGTTGATGgtgtaacaaataaaaacaaaaaacctttaaatacatttttttggcaaaaattgttcagatgcaatgcattttggtctatattcgccaatctagcgagcatcgatgcacaccgATTTTTTACAGACTTCTGGGGAATTTCTACGGCACTCcattttggaattgtaaatttagacagcactacaaaaatcgtgaacgcactatatagcGCACTATATATTGAGTAGTGAAGCGTAATAGACATGAACGCTAGTCTTAATGTAGGGTTAGCATTATTATGCCATTAAAAAagtaagttaaaaataaataggcAGATTTTACTTGAATATTAAAGCTAGTCTTGGCACAATAGGATTTTTAcgctacttaaaaaaaaaaaagctcaaagaaaAATACTTGACTTGTAATGATATTGACGCCAGTCTTAGTATAAGGTTAGCATTATTACACTTAGAAAAATAGACTGATACAATCATATTTGTGCTAGTCTGCATAATATTATTACACCCTCAAAGAAAATGCTAGTCAACGAATCAGACCAAATATTGACAAGTTACTAATCTTGTAATAGAATAAGCACCAATAATTATTCTAGCTCTACCAGGAGATGATCCCaacatttaagaattttttttccgaTACATGTTCTTAATTTCATTCCTTTTTTGTATTGTGCATAATTTTACTCGTAaatgtgaaaacagtttttcatttttgccgtgacaaattttgtttttacataacgGTAGTTTGCTAGTCTGTATGCTGGTTGGATGCATTACTCTACATCACAGAGTCACTAGTTGTGAATCGTATGCTTTGTGATAGTGTTTGTACAAAATTTATGttgctaaataaaaataaaagaacaacaacttgagattttttttatttcaattcagtttatttcaatataaatgattaaataactATTGAGCAAGCAGACAATTACTTAATCATTCACAAAAGTCagacttatttttcttcttatgttttagaaaaaaaaaataaagtttgtagGTAACTAGTGCTTTAATCCCACCACAATTATGTTCCAAGATAACCTAAAGTCCTGGCATCTGATTTCTGATGCGTTAACAACATTGAAGAGAGTTGGTGCAAAAAGATTGAAAACAGTTTCAACCCAAATCCAGGCAAAAAAGAAACTTCCTTTACTTCTTAATTTATCGTTTTACCTCTCAATTATTCAAGTCACATTTAGGCATCAAGTTGGCACAATTCAGATATTCAAATTAATGCTTTCTTAGTTATATAACATGctgtaaatacaaaaataatgtaTTCAATACCTCAAATATTTGGTGATAAAAAatgcgttttttctttttaactttggaGGTAAGGAAAACCAGAAGGGAAACTATCAATAAACTTAGGCTGGGAAAACAATAACTTTATACTTCAACAAACATCTTTTACTTACACCAAGACAGATTTTCTTCAGATTTGTCCCCCAAAAACGATTGCAGTCTGTTTAACGTGGGTGTTGTAGGACTCCACAGTAGTTAATTGCTTCACCTGACAGTGAAAATTCACTTTCAcctgaaagaaaacacacataaaaagaAAGTCATTAATTGGATCAAGGAGTCCAACATGCCCAACCTGTCTAACATGAAACTTGCATAAAAGACGTTCACTTTTGATGTTGGAATATTAGCCTTTTCAAATGTAAATTCAATTGGTTGAGATGTAAACATGAGGTAACCTGGAAGAATTCAAAGTTTAagattattttgatttaaagttaTGATTCATATTTGAATGTGGagaaaattaactaaaaaagggacatttcttctgaagctacgttcataTCGCCCCCGGCAACAGGCggtcaagtgaccacttccaatcaaAACGTGTACATTTTTTAACCGTTTTTGGGCCCTACTTTCAATACTCAAATGCTACAGAATGattgttaaattaaaaacaggTTAAACTTTGATGAATAATTTGAATTGATAGTGACATATGGATATGACATGATGTTTCCGACACCAAGGCTTTTAAATAATCAGAATAGAACTTTGAATAAAGAAGCCTGGAGTGAGTTTTCTGAGTGTTGCACCGCTGCAACATTTCACACTAAACCTCGTCCAACTGTACGTAGGTTGCAGACATGATATAGTTAACAGTAGAAGAACACCCTCCCTGCTGGTCCAGTGTATATGTAGCTTCGAGTGAATCATCTTATTGATAAATGTTAAGGCTTGTGTAGTTCGTTCACTTGGAAAACACTGATGCCTTACTTTGAGAGCCCGAAGAATTCGTTACATAACCGGAGTCAAGGCCGTCCGCGGGAACTTGCTGCTTCTTGGACATGGCCTCTTGTTTCTTCCGAACAATGTACTCTGCAAACTCCCTCACGGCGCCGTTTCCTGTGGTGTGATGGCAGCTGTACTTCGCAGCCTTCACAGCCTCCGCAGGCGCATCTCCAGGCACCGCACTCAGGCCCGACTGGTTCAGGCAGTCGGCATCTGCTCCGTCATTACCTGGGAAGGTAAACCAACAAGCTTGCACTCAAAACGTTCGACGGAAGATAATCTTTCTGAACACCGGCAACCCTGGAGCATTATTACCTGAGCAAACAGCAGAAAATACTAAAGCAAATAGATCCACACCTTGAGTTTAAACTCTCAGGCCTTGAACAGTTTCTGAATACTGAACATTTGATGATTTCAGCTTGAGTTTGGCAAGActcttaacgctactgcctcccgaccGCGCTTCggttgcagctcaccgctcccccaggggatgggtcaaaggcagagaacaaatttccccattgtgggatgaataCAGTATAATTTAAGGCAACatatcacacttattaaacctgacagggcacacctgtgaagtgaaaaacatttcaggtgactacctcttgcagctcatcaagagaatgccaagagtatacaaagcagtaatcaaagcaaatggtggctactatgaagaacctacaatatgacatttCACACTTTcctgttatgtatataattccacatgtgttaattcacagttttgatgccttcagtgtgaatctacaattttcatagtcataaaaaataaagaaaactctttgaatgaggtgTGTACTGTATATATGGGgagatttcctttaaaaaaaaaaagatataatctAAATCTCAATATTCTTACTACAGTTTTTTGTTCAattcattttctgaaaataatttgataaaatcttaaatataaaaaaataaaaagttccaaaaaaaaaaggacagcacAAAGTAAAGCAAATCAAATATTAAAGTTCTTCAAGGTTTAACTCTAGGCTCTGCCTGTGTCTACTTCTCTCGTTACATAACATAATCTAAATCTTAACGTGTAACCTTTGATATCATTTAGTTTGTTTGgttaaaatatttcataaaatcagaaaacattaaaaaaacaacaaccaaaaggTCAAAATAGATGCCAGAACAAATACATACAAGTCAAATATTAAATATGGAGTTCCCCAAGGTTAGATTTTTGGCTCCCTTTACATTTAtacaaagttttaatttttatgacactatttttaatattttttaattttttgtcatAATTGTTTAATATAAAGCCCTttgaagtcattttttaaagacatgttttaatatataaaatCTTTTAGCAATAATTTTCAAAAATTAGGTTAGATGTTGGTTTGTTACAATAATATTTAAACGAATATGCactacagaccaaaagtttggacacaccttctcattcaaatgaatgggaaggtgtgtccaaacttttggtctgtagaGCATATTTATAGAAAACTAGCATGAAGTAGTCATACCCATGTACGCCACATCTTTCCActccagcttcttcttcttcaggaaTGGCTGCAGGTCCTCCAGCGGCTTCTTTCCCACCGTCAGGACCTGACACCCCGTCCTTTCCCTCAGTTTTTCCACCAGCGACTTCCCAATGGGGTCCTGACTGCAGTTCAGTAGAACCACCTGCAGGCAGGAGGGTTGCGCATGAGCTCGTCTGATGCAGAAGCCGCAGACGGCGTCTGCAGGCGGAGCAACTCACCTCCACCTTTTCGCTCTTCAGCATCCGCAGACCCTCCATATCTCTGATGTGGAAGGACACCATCTCCTTTTCAGAACTGGAGATAGTGATCCTCCCGTCTGTCAAACATCCAGACAGCTTGCAGAACATCAGGCGCACAACCTCGGGCGGGACCTTACCGAAGTAACCATACCTGTAGGAAAACAGACATGCGAACCTGAGAACTGGAGGAAAAGTTATTCATTTGACCCTACCGACAGTAAACCAAGAAATCCTACAGCAGCTCAGATCTTCCGTCTCACCTCAGCACCCTCTGCTCAGCCACCGGCCAGTCAATGTCGATGTCGATGTCTATGCTGTACTGTGGCTCCATCTCATAATAGGCCATCTTCCCCCCCTGAGAGGTGGACAGACAGACCTCAgcgtcttctctgccgctacaCAGAGAACGCCGCACCCATCGCTCACCTGCAATAACCCTTTCTCGATCAGGCTGGTGGTGGCAAAATAAAAGGAGCCGTTCTCAACCAGCTCCCCGTCCCAGTCCTGGCGTCGAGGACGGTTCTTAGGGTCCAGGTTCAACGGCACCGTTACCTCAGAGCCTGAGGAGAAAGGTTTTCAGGAGGCCcagtgttaaaataaatgagtaaataaaattaaaaaaagaaaatccatcgTGTCACTTTTTAGGTTTCTTTAATGTAAAGTTTGAAAATCTGATTTCAACCAACGTTCCCTGTAAGTCACTACTTCTGTATAAACAAATGTTTAGAACATTtctcttccccccccccctcacaactttttattaaagaaagaGTCATGACAACACAGCAACTTCAATAATACTAATTACGTTttccttacaaaaaaaaagatggaaaaaatgaaggaagaaagaaaagaaaaaactattctaccacattttttttaaaacaagtatctacagacaaacaaacaaaaattataattacaaaaaaaaaaaaaagaacaagaatgaACATTGCTTTTCTGATCTGATACAATCACAGCACTCCTTAAAGGTTTTTAAGGTGAGGTTACAAAATTCCATGCAGTTGAAATAAAATATCTGTTGAATCATCCGTTAGGTCTAAATTTTGAATACAATTGAAAAAGGtaagggtgggattatataaattctcTTCTTCCCATTCCTTTTCAAGctataaatcaagctctacttgactttagttaatgaccactgtatttaattaagcaaatgtgattcaaGTGTCTCgttttattttctccttttaatCTATGcaattcaacatttctgtaatgagtttgataaatatgtgtcaattctttattgctttgacaacaaatgcttgaaataaatcaaattaaaataaaaatatcaaatcaaatcataaaGGGTCTCCAAATTTCCTGAAATAGGTGTTTGCTTTTACCAATATATATGTTATTCTTTCTAAAGGAAGGcaatacatttgttttagccAGCGGTTTATGATAGGCCAGGTCTAATTTTTCAAGCTTGTGCAATACACCTTTTAGCCGTTGACAAGCTGATATCAATAAATgtgccctctttttttctacaattaTGCTTCACTGGATGCATTGCCAAAAGAAATAAGGTAAGGCTTTTTGGGGGACACCCCCATATACAATGTTTTGCACAAACATCTGGTATGTTcttatatttatttagttgcACTGGTGTAGTATATAAAACGCATTAACCATTCAAATTGCAGTATTCTCAGTCGACTGTTAATAGACATAGAATGAACTTTACAACATGTCCTTGTCCAATCATTTTCATTAATACTTAGTGACAAGTCATCATTCCACGATTTTAATTTACCATTTGAATTCTCTAATGTATAAGATATAAGTCAGGGGTAGTGAACACGCGGCTCTCGGCCAATAAGCATGCGGATCTTTGCGtctcatattttctatatactgtgTATAtaccttcagcccctaagactcatgggaattGGGGAATATTGCAcaacttgctgttgtgttgtagggagaggagtgtgttatggaaaataatacggctttaattgcgtgtttgtgtgtgtgtgtacgtcctggcaggtcagtgtgtggtgtggctctttgactctcagtGAAAGAATTCGGTTCTTCGTGTCAAagttgttcgccacccctgataCAAGTTATAGAGGTCAGAAATTATGgcttttcttcatttgttttttaattatctggGTTTCCAACTGTGGAAGAGGAATTGTGTTAAGATTCTTTTGGTTTGCACTCACAAAGCTTCTTAACTGAAGATATTTaaagtagtgttttttttttaatccaggtTGTACATAAATTTTAGTTCCTCAAAGGACATAAAGGTATCTGACAGTGATTGGTACAAATCTCTAATTGTTCCAAGTCCTTTGGATGCCCACGTTTTAAATGTTGTATCCATTctttctggtaaaaaaaagctGGTTACCCCAGATTGGACTAAACTGCGATAAAGGATTTACTTcttttaaatagcttttgacctCGTAACAGACCTTTATCATGCATTTCAAGAAAGGATTTTAACAAAGCAATTAGATCAGAAGAGGGGAGTGAACAAATCCCAGTCTTAGAGGTAGTAATTGGAGCGTACCAGCACAAAACATCCAAAATGATCTCTAAACTGTACCACAGCCTCATTTcatgtcagaaaaacacaactttatatGTTAAAGAAAAGTGGGAAAAAGAAATGTCCATCACTATTTCAGAGAAAGAATGGTATTCAACATGTGCATCAACTCAGTCCTCTACCACATCAATGAAATGGAGGGAATTTAATTGGAAAAACCTCATGCGTTTCTTTATTACACCTTCAATTAAAAGTAAACTATCAGCAAATCCACAGATGTGTTGGAGACAGTGTGGTGCAGTAAAGGCAAATCATTCTCATATCTTCTGGAACTGTTCGCAAATAGGACCATTTTGGCATTCCATTGATCATTTCTTAAACGCTTTGCGCTACACAATCCCCTTCAAGCAGATAGTATTACATCTGGGcaacatttctgaaacagtCATTTCTCAAGATCAGTATTTGGTGAAAATATTCCTGATTGCAGCAAGGAAAGCAATAACCAGAAGATGGCTTAAGCCAGAACCACCAACCATTACAGACTGGACTGAAATAGTGGAGGAGATTTATATTATGGAAAAGATGACTTTTGCTTTAAGATTGAGAGAAAgacattttaaggaaaaatgggaCAAATGGACTGTATATAAAAACTCACAGGCCAATGTATAACGTGTTTACATTTCTGGAATGGTGGCTGACgtgttcaattttctttttttattttcttgtcttttttatctatttatttttagttattatcattctttttctttcgttttcttctctttgtaaGATTCAATTCGTTTGATGTCATGTTCAAGTGTCTTATATCttgttaacaaaaaagaaaaataaacttaagttataaaaaaaaaaaaaaactttcttattTTGTCTGGAGTCTTATTTtagacaccagtaaagatcacaaatcattgaagaaaaaagttcagcgcactgtctagtgggtctaaatgacccaacccccaatgttaaaggAACCACGACTGGTTTGCTCTGTGACAGTAGGTCTACTCCATCCCTGCAGTCTAGAGCAGCTTTAGTCCTGACAAGAGCAGACAGGAGCTAGTAACTTCAGTCAACTCGCCTCCTTTCTTGACCTCCTTCCAGCGGAACTGGTGCCTCCTGACCACCGAGAAGACCGAGTCGTAACCGTCCTCCGTTATCAACTTCAAGGCCTCGCTCAGGTGATCCGGATGCAGACACGGGGATGTAGCCTGGATGTTACAGACCACGTCCACGTCTACCAAAACAGAAGGAGGCCATTTTTAAGGGTAGCTAGCACAAAGCGCCAGgtaaaatcccccccccccccctttacctGGATGATCCTTGACAAACTCCTGAATGGCTTCCAGAGACGTAGAGGAATCCTTGGAGACTTCCAGGCTTCTTCTATGTACTTTGGCTTCAAAGGATTCGGCAACTTTGGCAATCTCGTCATGGTCGGTTGATACCCACACGctaaacacaaaaccaaaaagatCCCTGCTGTAGCTTTGTTATAATTAAACAGCTGTGTAATTATAATAATTTGTGTGAATTACAAATATAGATTTAccgtttcaaaaaaaaaaaagtctatccGGCTTCAGACTCTCGTTTTCACAACCATCACACACACGTTACATACTTCACATATTTTACGTCTGTTGCAGGTTCACTTTTGCAGTCAGCAAGTACATTTGTTGTTGggtcacatttttctttcattctgttTGTTGCATAGTTGCAGAAAAGCATGTTAAACTTCATCTAATTTGGAGTCTATTCCTCCTTTTAAATGATatcaaagaataaagaaaagaagaaaactgctgTAGGCTCACTTTTACAGTCAAGCTAGCACATTTATTGCTACGTCATATTTCTTTGTCATTGCGGAGTTAAACTTATAATCGTTGTATTTTAAGTCTTtagtctgtttttaaaacatttgaaaaggaTCACAGGAATTAGGAACTGgtgaagtttctttttttaagctatGCTCGTaaatttattttccctttttgtcattttgtttgttacatttagagttaaaccttttctctttcatttcGAGTCTGCTCTCTTTTTAACCATATCAAAAAAGGATCATAGAAAAAAGATTAAAGGGGGAAATGTCGACGTCACACATTTCCCACAgtgccttttttattattattattattaagtaatTGGTTCGACAGCTGTGGCAAGCAGCTGGATGATTG
This genomic window contains:
- the cmas gene encoding N-acylneuraminate cytidylyltransferase; its protein translation is MSSPKQPLDEEQGGPHMKKARGRHVAALILARGGSKGIPLKNIKKLAGVPLIGWVLRAAHDSGLFDSVWVSTDHDEIAKVAESFEAKVHRRSLEVSKDSSTSLEAIQEFVKDHPDVDVVCNIQATSPCLHPDHLSEALKLITEDGYDSVFSVVRRHQFRWKEVKKGGSEVTVPLNLDPKNRPRRQDWDGELVENGSFYFATTSLIEKGLLQGGKMAYYEMEPQYSIDIDIDIDWPVAEQRVLRYGYFGKVPPEVVRLMFCKLSGCLTDGRITISSSEKEMVSFHIRDMEGLRMLKSEKVEVVLLNCSQDPIGKSLVEKLRERTGCQVLTVGKKPLEDLQPFLKKKKLEWKDVAYMGNDGADADCLNQSGLSAVPGDAPAEAVKAAKYSCHHTTGNGAVREFAEYIVRKKQEAMSKKQQVPADGLDSGYVTNSSGSQSESEFSLSGEAINYCGVLQHPR